TAAAAAAtataagaaggtggaaactttCTTTGTTATAATTGCTAACGTGTTGAATGTAGTTGGAGAATCTTTTAAGCGTAGAGATCAACTTCGTGATCATCAAGCAGAATTGTTGGAGAAATTGCTAGAGAGTGGTGAACTTCAAAGTGGTAAATGATTAAATCAAGAGCGAGGGCTTCAAAGGCTAGGTGACACTCATTGGGGATCACATTGTAGAACGTTGGATAACTTTGTTGTTTTATTTTCATCTATTATTCATGTGCTTGAGGTGGTTGAATGTGAAGGTTCTGAGGCTGATGATAGATTACAAGCAGAAGCGTTTTTGAGTAAAATCAATGCATTTGACTTGTTTTCTTGCTTCACTTGATGTTGAAAGTGTTGATGATGTCGAACGAGTTGAGTAAAGCTTTGCTGAAGAAAGAGCAAGATATTGTTAATGCCATGGTATTTCTTGACCTCACAAAGGAAAGGTTGCAAGTAATGAGAGAAGATGGATGGGTGTCATTGATGGATGACGTTTCTTCATTTTGTGCTAAACATGATATTGTGGTACCCAATATGGAAGAATTCTATATTCCTGGAAAGTCAAAGCATAGACCTTCTACTGTTACGTATTCACATCACTTATGTGTTGATCTTTTTTATTCTGTGATTGATTTGCAGTTTCAGGAGCTTAACAGTCATTTTGATGTTGTGAGTAGTAACTTTCTTCTTGGTATGGCTAACTTGAATCCGGTTAATTCATTTGCTAATTTTGATAAGGAAAAAATAATGACATTGGCCAAGTATTATCCAGATGAGTTTGGCGAATTGAAGCTTTGAGATCTTAGTCACTAACTTGACACTTTCATATTGCACATGCGACGTGGTGACCTTAGGTTTTCTGATTTGAAAG
This DNA window, taken from Nicotiana tabacum cultivar K326 chromosome 4, ASM71507v2, whole genome shotgun sequence, encodes the following:
- the LOC142180133 gene encoding uncharacterized protein LOC142180133; the protein is MSNELSKALLKKEQDIVNAMVFLDLTKERLQVMREDGWVSLMDDVSSFCAKHDIVVPNMEEFYIPGKSKHRPSTVTYSHHLCVDLFYSVIDLQFQELNSHFDVVSSNFLLGMANLNPVNSFANFDKEKIMTLAKYYPDEFGELKL